A portion of the Punica granatum isolate Tunisia-2019 chromosome 7, ASM765513v2, whole genome shotgun sequence genome contains these proteins:
- the LOC116214577 gene encoding metalloendoproteinase 5-MMP-like, with the protein MAQLNLCSLVLVASFALLLAIHLSAAHPRKLMKSTKIPSLNEVKGYLQAYGYMERSEDHPTGTSGDSPITESSLKPAIRMYQEWNHLEVTGKLNSETIARMMTPRCGTPDIVRIPDKGVHHESKPGKFRVVAHYSFFKNMNPWSQRQLTYSFTSTIPSVPIGDLRAICTRAFQHWAAVSPFQFREAGQGEVANIMIGFYTGDHGDGYPFDGLGHTWAHAFSPRDGRLHYDGSENWSISTPTTDQTDLESVTLHEIGHTLGLAHSQDPDAVMYAYINTGVIKRQLQQDDINGIQALYPSK; encoded by the coding sequence ATGGCTCAATTAAATCTCTGTTCTCTCGTCCTAGTTGCTTCCTTTGCGTTACTACTCGCGATTCATCTCTCCGCAGCTCATCCCCGAAAACTAATGAAATCGACCAAGATACCTTCCCTCAACGAGGTGAAGGGCTACCTCCAGGCATATGGATACATGGAAAGGTCCGAGGACCACCCAACTGGCACCAGTGGTGACTCCCCGATCACCGAGTCATCCCTAAAGCCCGCTATCAGGATGTACCAGGAGTGGAACCACCTGGAGGTAACCGGGAAGCTGAACTCGGAGACTATAGCTAGAATGATGACTCCTCGGTGTGGTACGCCGGATATCGTCCGGATACCAGATAAAGGCGTGCACCATGAGTCAAAGCCGGGAAAGTTCCGCGTGGTCGCTCACTATTCCTTCTTCAAGAATATGAATCCGTGGTCACAGAGGCAGCTCACGTACAGCTTCACGTCCACGATCCCATCAGTTCCGATTGGGGACCTTAGGGCCATCTGCACCCGGGCTTTCCAGCACTGGGCAGCAGTCTCACCATTCCAGTTCCGGGAGGCCGGACAGGGCGAGGTGGCTAACATCATGATAGGATTTTATACAGGAGACCATGGTGATGGCTATCCCTTCGATGGACTAGGCCACACCTGGGCCCATGCTTTTTCCCCTCGTGATGGGAGGCTCCACTACGATGGATCTGAGAACTGGAGCATATCTACTCCAACCACAGACCAAACGGACTTGGAATCCGTAACACTGCACGAGATCGGGCACACCCTGGGGCTCGCCCACAGCCAGGACCCTGACGCTGTCATGTATGCTTATATAAATACCGGAGTCATCAAGAGGCAGCTCCAGCAAGATGATATCAATGGAATCCAAGCTCTGTATCCTTCCAAGTAA